The following coding sequences are from one Collimonas arenae window:
- a CDS encoding efflux RND transporter periplasmic adaptor subunit has product MKINSTKSKVIAIGLVTVVVLAAAGWYLSGSNDTAKKVVDGQHRESAGHADTEHHGAKGDDKHIDSDEHADGEHHDEAKESHDDKLELSDAQVAAAGVKLENVGPARIRTAITLPGEIRFNEDKTAHVVPRLAGVVEQVAVSLGQQVKRGQLLAVVASTDLAEQRSELLAAQKRYTFARTTYEREKKLWDEKISAEQDYLQARQVMNEAEIALQNARQKLNVLGTGVGASGGLNRYEIRAPFNGMVTEKHIALGEAVAADASIFTISDLSTVWAEVIVPAKDLNLVRLGEKVQIRATAFESTASGSISYVGALLGEQTRTAKARITLPNPDMAWRPGLFVNVEVISSEVEVNVALPSEAIQSVDEKQVVFVRTDDGFMVQAVVTGRTDGRMTEIVSGLQPGSRYAATGSFVLKSELGKSGAEHAH; this is encoded by the coding sequence ATGAAAATCAATTCAACTAAAAGCAAAGTCATCGCCATTGGCTTGGTGACCGTGGTTGTGCTGGCGGCTGCCGGTTGGTACCTGAGCGGCAGCAACGATACAGCTAAAAAAGTCGTCGACGGCCAACATCGCGAATCGGCAGGTCACGCCGATACGGAACATCACGGCGCCAAGGGCGACGACAAGCACATCGATTCCGACGAGCACGCCGATGGCGAACATCACGACGAAGCCAAGGAGTCGCACGATGACAAGTTGGAATTGAGCGACGCGCAGGTTGCCGCGGCCGGCGTCAAACTGGAAAATGTCGGGCCGGCACGGATCAGGACAGCCATCACCTTGCCCGGAGAAATTCGCTTTAACGAAGACAAGACCGCGCACGTGGTGCCACGCCTGGCCGGCGTGGTGGAGCAGGTGGCGGTTAGTCTGGGGCAGCAGGTCAAGCGCGGGCAATTGCTGGCGGTGGTAGCGAGCACCGATCTTGCCGAGCAGCGCAGCGAGTTGCTGGCAGCGCAGAAGCGCTACACATTTGCGCGGACTACCTACGAGCGGGAAAAAAAGCTATGGGATGAAAAAATCTCCGCCGAACAGGATTACCTGCAAGCGCGTCAAGTCATGAACGAAGCTGAAATCGCTTTGCAGAATGCACGCCAGAAATTGAATGTGCTGGGCACCGGCGTCGGTGCTTCCGGCGGCCTTAACCGGTATGAGATCCGAGCGCCATTCAATGGCATGGTGACCGAAAAGCACATTGCACTGGGCGAGGCGGTGGCCGCCGACGCCAGTATCTTCACCATCTCTGACCTGTCAACCGTGTGGGCCGAAGTCATCGTACCGGCCAAGGATCTGAACCTGGTGCGCCTGGGCGAGAAAGTACAAATTCGCGCTACCGCCTTCGAATCGACGGCCAGCGGCAGCATCTCCTACGTTGGCGCGTTGCTGGGCGAACAGACCCGCACCGCCAAGGCCCGCATCACCTTGCCCAATCCCGACATGGCCTGGCGTCCCGGGCTGTTCGTCAATGTCGAAGTGATTTCCAGCGAGGTCGAAGTAAACGTGGCGCTGCCGTCGGAAGCGATTCAGAGCGTCGACGAAAAGCAAGTCGTGTTCGTCCGCACCGACGATGGTTTCATGGTGCAGGCGGTCGTTACCGGACGTACCGACGGGCGGATGACAGAGATTGTCAGCGGACTACAGCCCGGCTCGCGTTATGCCGCCACCGGCAGTTTCGTCCTCAAATCGGAGCTGGGCAAGAGCGGCGCCGAGCACGCCCATTGA
- a CDS encoding CusA/CzcA family heavy metal efflux RND transporter, whose amino-acid sequence MFERIIRFSIEQRWLILLAVFAMAALGIYNYQKLPIDAVPDITNVQVQINTSAPGYSPLETEQRVTFPIETVMAGLPRLEQTRSLSRYGLSQVTVIFKDGTDLYFARQLVNERIQEARDKLPAGVTPALGPISSGLGEIYLWTVEAKDGAKKPDGSAYTSTDLREIQDWIIKPQLRNVSGVTEINSIGGFAKEYQVAPVPEKLASYGLTLQDIATALERNNSNVGAGYIEKRGEQLLIRAPGQVQSLEDIRNIILGNVQGVPIRIRDIGEVDIGRELRTGAATENGREVVLGTVFMLIGENSRAVSQAVDRKMVEINRSLPAGVEAITVYDRTVLVDKAINTVKKNLLEGAILVIAILFMFLGNMRAALITAMVIPLSMLFTFTGMVQYKVSANLLSLGALDFGIIIDGAVVIVENCVRRLAHAQTHHGRPLTRSERFHEVFAASKEARRPLLFGQVIIMVVYLPIFALTGVEGKMFNPMALTVVIALVGAMILSITFIPAAVALFIGKRVSESENFLMRGAKRFYAPVLDWVMQRKAQVLGAALVVLLLSGLLATRLGSEFVPSLNEGDLAIQALRIPGTSLTQSLQMQKQIESTLKRKFPEIERVFARTGTAEIASDPMPPNISDGYIMLKPETEWPQPKKSRAELLAAIQKVANDIPGNNYEFSQPIQLRFNELISGVRSDVAVKIFGDDMAVLNDTAGKVSAVLGKIDGAAEVKIEQTSGLPMLTVNIDRDKTARYGLNVADVQDVVATAIGGKEAGTLFQGDRRFDIVVRLPENLRSDLEAIKRLPISLPRGGGGEGRTSYIPLAEVASLELAPGPNQISRENGKRRIVVSANVRGRDIGSFVSEAEQKLQQQVKIPSGYWTSWGGQFEQLQSASQRLQIVIPVALLLVLTLLFAMFGNLKDGLLVFSGIPFALTGGIVALWLRGIPLSISAAVGFIALCGVAVLNGLVMIAFIRSLRESGSKLDVAIREGALTRLRPVLMTALVASLGFVPMALATGTGAEVQRPLATVVIGGILSSTILTLLVLPILYQLFHRRDE is encoded by the coding sequence ATGTTTGAACGCATCATTCGTTTTTCCATCGAGCAGCGCTGGCTGATCCTGCTGGCCGTGTTTGCGATGGCCGCACTCGGTATCTACAACTATCAAAAACTGCCGATCGACGCAGTGCCGGATATTACCAACGTCCAGGTTCAGATCAACACCTCGGCGCCGGGTTACTCACCGCTGGAAACCGAACAGCGCGTGACCTTCCCGATCGAGACCGTGATGGCCGGCCTGCCGCGACTGGAGCAGACACGCTCCCTGTCGCGCTATGGCTTGTCGCAGGTGACGGTGATATTCAAGGACGGCACCGATCTCTATTTCGCGCGGCAACTGGTCAACGAACGGATCCAGGAAGCCAGGGACAAGCTACCGGCCGGGGTGACGCCGGCGCTGGGGCCGATTTCGAGTGGTCTCGGCGAGATTTACCTGTGGACCGTGGAAGCCAAGGACGGCGCCAAAAAGCCGGATGGCAGCGCCTATACGTCAACCGACTTGCGCGAAATCCAGGACTGGATCATCAAGCCGCAGTTGCGCAATGTCAGCGGCGTCACCGAGATCAATTCGATCGGCGGTTTTGCCAAGGAATACCAGGTGGCGCCGGTGCCGGAGAAGTTGGCCTCATACGGATTGACCCTGCAGGATATTGCCACTGCGCTGGAGCGCAACAACAGCAACGTCGGCGCCGGTTATATTGAAAAGCGTGGTGAGCAGTTGTTGATTCGCGCACCGGGGCAGGTGCAATCGCTTGAGGATATCCGCAATATCATCCTAGGCAATGTGCAGGGCGTACCGATCCGTATTCGCGACATCGGTGAGGTCGACATCGGGCGCGAGCTGCGCACTGGAGCCGCCACCGAGAATGGCCGTGAAGTGGTGCTGGGCACGGTTTTCATGTTGATCGGTGAGAACAGTCGGGCGGTCTCGCAAGCGGTTGACCGCAAGATGGTTGAGATCAATCGCAGCCTGCCTGCCGGCGTTGAGGCGATCACGGTGTATGACCGCACGGTGCTGGTCGACAAGGCGATCAACACGGTCAAGAAGAACTTGCTGGAAGGCGCGATCCTGGTGATTGCTATCCTGTTCATGTTCCTTGGGAATATGCGCGCGGCGCTTATTACTGCGATGGTGATCCCGCTGTCGATGCTGTTCACCTTTACCGGCATGGTGCAGTACAAGGTCAGCGCCAACCTGCTGAGCCTGGGGGCGCTGGATTTCGGCATCATCATCGACGGCGCGGTGGTAATTGTGGAAAACTGCGTGCGGCGGCTGGCGCATGCACAAACTCATCACGGTAGGCCGCTGACGCGCAGCGAGCGCTTCCATGAAGTGTTCGCCGCGTCGAAGGAAGCACGGCGGCCGTTGCTGTTCGGCCAGGTGATCATCATGGTGGTGTATCTGCCGATCTTCGCGCTGACCGGTGTTGAGGGCAAGATGTTCAATCCGATGGCGCTGACGGTGGTGATTGCGCTGGTCGGTGCAATGATCCTGTCGATCACATTCATCCCGGCCGCAGTAGCCTTGTTCATCGGCAAGCGCGTATCGGAAAGCGAAAATTTCCTGATGCGCGGCGCCAAACGCTTCTATGCGCCGGTGCTGGATTGGGTGATGCAACGCAAAGCGCAAGTGCTCGGCGCGGCGCTGGTCGTGTTGCTGTTATCAGGCTTGTTGGCGACGCGACTTGGCAGCGAATTCGTACCGAGTTTGAATGAGGGGGATCTGGCGATCCAGGCCTTGCGTATTCCAGGCACCAGCCTGACGCAGTCACTGCAAATGCAGAAGCAGATCGAGAGCACCCTGAAGCGCAAGTTCCCTGAGATTGAGCGGGTATTTGCTCGCACCGGTACTGCGGAGATTGCTTCCGATCCGATGCCGCCGAATATTTCGGATGGCTACATCATGCTCAAGCCAGAGACGGAATGGCCGCAGCCGAAGAAATCGCGGGCCGAGCTACTGGCGGCGATACAGAAAGTTGCGAACGATATCCCTGGCAACAATTATGAGTTTTCGCAGCCTATCCAACTGCGTTTCAATGAGTTGATTTCTGGCGTGCGCAGCGATGTCGCCGTCAAGATATTCGGCGACGATATGGCGGTATTGAACGACACCGCCGGCAAGGTCTCGGCCGTGCTCGGCAAGATTGATGGCGCTGCCGAAGTGAAGATCGAACAGACTTCCGGGTTGCCGATGCTGACCGTGAACATCGATCGTGACAAGACGGCGCGCTACGGCCTGAATGTCGCCGATGTACAGGATGTGGTGGCCACCGCGATTGGCGGCAAGGAAGCCGGCACCTTGTTCCAGGGCGACCGCCGCTTCGATATCGTGGTGCGTCTGCCGGAGAACCTGCGCAGCGATCTGGAAGCTATCAAGCGGCTGCCGATTTCGTTGCCGCGTGGGGGCGGCGGGGAAGGGCGTACCAGCTACATTCCACTGGCAGAAGTGGCCAGCCTGGAACTGGCGCCGGGGCCAAACCAGATCAGCCGTGAAAACGGCAAGCGCCGCATCGTGGTGAGCGCCAACGTGCGTGGTCGGGATATTGGCTCGTTCGTATCCGAAGCCGAACAGAAGTTGCAGCAGCAGGTGAAAATCCCGAGTGGGTATTGGACCAGCTGGGGCGGCCAGTTCGAGCAGCTGCAATCGGCCAGCCAGAGATTGCAGATCGTGATCCCGGTGGCGTTATTGCTGGTGCTGACCCTGCTGTTTGCGATGTTCGGCAACCTCAAGGATGGCTTGCTGGTGTTCAGCGGGATTCCATTCGCCCTGACAGGCGGCATCGTCGCCTTGTGGTTGCGCGGCATCCCGTTGTCGATCTCTGCTGCAGTTGGCTTTATTGCCCTGTGTGGCGTAGCGGTGCTCAACGGCCTGGTGATGATCGCCTTCATCCGCAGTCTGAGGGAGAGCGGCAGCAAGCTCGATGTGGCGATTCGGGAGGGGGCGTTGACGCGTTTGCGACCGGTGCTGATGACGGCGCTGGTGGCATCGCTGGGATTCGTGCCGATGGCGCTCGCTACCGGCACCGGTGCCGAGGTGCAGCGGCCTTTGGCGACTGTGGTGATTGGCGGCATCCTGTCGTCGACGATCCTGACGCTGCTGGTATTGCCGATTCTGTACCAGTTATTTCATCGGCGCGATGAATAG
- a CDS encoding DUF1841 family protein: MFNPSQDDVRRFFCETHRKQHANEILTPLEAIAADWLQQHPEYAGDLKDVEAALAADYSVENGQTNPFLHLSMHLSIAEQISIDQPPGIRAAATALTQRLQSEHEAHHQIMECLGQMIWNSQRSGLPPDGAAYIDCVRKRA; the protein is encoded by the coding sequence ATGTTCAATCCATCCCAAGACGATGTGCGCCGTTTCTTTTGTGAAACCCATCGCAAGCAGCATGCCAACGAAATCCTGACACCCCTGGAGGCGATCGCTGCCGACTGGCTGCAGCAACACCCCGAATATGCCGGCGACCTGAAGGATGTTGAGGCAGCACTGGCCGCCGATTATTCGGTCGAGAACGGCCAGACCAATCCTTTCCTGCATCTGTCGATGCACCTGTCAATTGCCGAACAAATCTCGATCGACCAACCACCAGGCATCCGCGCCGCCGCCACCGCGCTGACCCAACGCCTGCAATCAGAACATGAAGCGCATCACCAGATCATGGAATGCCTGGGCCAGATGATCTGGAATTCGCAGCGCAGTGGCTTGCCGCCGGATGGCGCTGCGTATATCGATTGCGTTCGCAAGCGAGCATAG
- the nth gene encoding endonuclease III → MNAEKRREIFTRLRAALPHPTTELEYTSPFELLISVILSAQATDVSVNKATRKLYPVANTPAQIYALGVDGLIPYIQTIGLYRTKAKNVIETCRMLMTLHDSQVPRTREELQALPGVGRKTANVVLNTAFGMPTIAVDTHIFRVSNRTGIAPGKDVDAVEQKLMKLVPAEFLLDAHHWLILHGRYTCIARKPLCWNCCIADLCDFKSKTPLPDKGI, encoded by the coding sequence ATGAACGCAGAAAAACGCCGTGAAATATTCACCCGCCTGCGCGCCGCGCTGCCGCACCCAACCACCGAGCTGGAGTACACCTCGCCGTTCGAGTTGCTGATCTCTGTGATCCTGTCGGCGCAAGCCACCGATGTCTCGGTGAATAAGGCGACGCGCAAGCTGTACCCGGTCGCCAATACGCCGGCACAGATTTACGCGCTTGGCGTCGACGGCTTGATTCCGTATATCCAGACCATCGGCCTGTACCGCACCAAGGCCAAGAACGTCATCGAGACCTGCCGCATGCTGATGACGCTGCACGACAGCCAGGTACCGCGTACCCGCGAAGAATTGCAAGCGTTGCCCGGCGTCGGCCGCAAGACCGCCAACGTCGTGCTGAATACGGCGTTCGGCATGCCGACGATTGCTGTCGACACACACATATTCAGGGTCTCCAACCGCACCGGAATCGCACCCGGCAAGGACGTCGATGCCGTCGAGCAGAAACTGATGAAACTGGTGCCGGCAGAATTTCTGCTGGACGCGCATCATTGGCTCATCCTGCATGGCCGCTATACCTGCATCGCACGCAAGCCGCTATGCTGGAACTGCTGCATTGCCGATCTGTGCGATTTCAAGAGCAAGACGCCGTTGCCCGACAAGGGAATCTGA
- the rsxB gene encoding electron transport complex subunit RsxB, which produces MPAPSSPSLADRIEALLPQTQCTKCGYPACRPYAEAIADGSASYNQCPPGGQQGVARLAQLLGQPLIPLNPANGLERPRPLAVIDEAACIGCTLCIQACPVDAIVGAAKQMHTVIAELCTGCDLCVAPCPVDCITMVDATGRETGWDAWTQAQADAARARHDFHIIRLRREKQENDDRLAAKAAEKLKAVAAEAAATPEQQAEQQRKKAIIQAAIERARLKKEQAAKDTQ; this is translated from the coding sequence GTGCCAGCCCCATCCTCGCCTTCCCTCGCCGACCGCATTGAAGCACTGTTGCCGCAAACGCAATGCACCAAATGCGGCTATCCGGCTTGCCGGCCATATGCCGAAGCCATCGCCGACGGCAGCGCCAGTTATAACCAGTGTCCGCCCGGCGGCCAGCAAGGCGTGGCAAGGTTGGCGCAACTACTCGGCCAGCCGTTGATCCCGCTCAATCCGGCCAACGGCCTTGAGCGTCCAAGGCCGCTGGCGGTAATCGATGAAGCTGCCTGCATCGGCTGCACCCTGTGCATCCAGGCTTGCCCGGTGGATGCGATTGTCGGCGCGGCTAAACAGATGCATACAGTGATCGCCGAGCTGTGCACCGGCTGCGACCTGTGCGTGGCGCCTTGCCCGGTCGACTGCATCACGATGGTCGACGCCACTGGCAGGGAAACCGGCTGGGACGCCTGGACGCAAGCGCAGGCGGACGCCGCGCGCGCGCGCCACGATTTCCATATAATCAGGCTACGCCGGGAGAAGCAGGAGAATGACGATCGGCTGGCAGCCAAAGCCGCAGAAAAACTCAAGGCAGTGGCTGCCGAAGCTGCCGCCACACCGGAACAACAAGCCGAACAGCAGCGCAAGAAAGCGATCATTCAGGCGGCGATCGAACGCGCCAGGCTGAAGAAAGAACAAGCTGCCAAGGACACGCAATGA
- a CDS encoding polyhydroxyalkanoate depolymerase, whose product MLYQFHEFNRSLMLPLVQWADAGARLFTDPVSPLAHTPFSQRIAAGYELMYRLGKEYEKPAFDITSTLINGKEIGIVEEVAQTLPFCRLLHFKKALSNKDVSALKQPTVLLVAPLSGHHSTLLRDTVRGLLPEHDVYITDWTDARMVPASDGAFHLHDYIYYVQDFIRLLGPDLHVISVCQPTVPVLAAISLMASAKDSHLPKSMTMMGGPIDPSKSPTDVNNLATEKPFSWFENTVIYSVPSNYPGFGRKVYPGFLQHAGFVAMNPSRHAQSHWDFYMHLREGDNESAESHRKFYDEYNAVLDMPADYYLETIKTVFQDHALPRGTWEVEGKLVRPQDIKSVALFTIEGELDDISGPGQTQAAHDLCSSIPKAKKQHFTAEKCGHYGIFSGRRWREVICPKIATFIKDNA is encoded by the coding sequence ATGCTCTATCAATTTCACGAATTCAACCGGTCTTTAATGCTGCCGCTGGTGCAATGGGCAGACGCCGGCGCCAGGTTGTTCACCGACCCTGTTTCGCCGCTGGCGCACACGCCATTCTCGCAACGCATCGCCGCCGGCTACGAATTGATGTACCGGCTGGGCAAGGAATACGAAAAGCCAGCTTTCGATATCACCAGCACATTAATCAATGGCAAGGAAATCGGGATCGTCGAAGAGGTTGCCCAGACGCTGCCGTTCTGCCGGCTCCTGCATTTTAAAAAAGCCCTTAGCAATAAAGATGTTAGCGCTCTCAAACAGCCGACCGTGTTGCTCGTAGCGCCTCTCTCAGGTCATCACTCGACATTGCTGCGCGATACCGTGCGCGGCCTGCTGCCGGAACACGATGTCTACATCACCGACTGGACCGATGCCCGCATGGTCCCGGCCAGCGATGGCGCTTTCCATTTGCATGACTATATATATTACGTACAGGATTTCATCCGCCTGCTGGGCCCGGATCTGCATGTGATTTCGGTCTGCCAGCCGACAGTGCCGGTATTGGCTGCCATTTCGCTGATGGCCAGTGCCAAGGACAGCCACCTGCCGAAGAGCATGACCATGATGGGCGGTCCGATCGATCCAAGCAAATCGCCGACCGATGTCAACAACCTGGCCACCGAAAAGCCGTTCAGCTGGTTTGAAAACACTGTCATCTATAGTGTGCCGTCGAACTACCCTGGTTTCGGTCGCAAGGTATACCCGGGCTTCCTGCAGCATGCCGGTTTCGTTGCCATGAACCCAAGCCGCCACGCGCAGAGCCACTGGGATTTCTACATGCATCTGCGCGAAGGCGACAATGAGTCGGCGGAAAGCCACCGCAAGTTCTACGATGAGTACAACGCAGTGCTGGACATGCCGGCTGATTACTACCTGGAAACCATCAAGACCGTATTCCAGGATCATGCCTTGCCACGAGGCACCTGGGAAGTCGAAGGCAAGCTGGTGCGGCCGCAGGATATCAAGAGCGTCGCGCTGTTCACCATCGAAGGCGAACTGGACGACATTTCCGGTCCTGGCCAGACTCAGGCCGCACATGATTTGTGCAGTTCCATCCCGAAAGCCAAGAAGCAGCATTTCACTGCAGAAAAATGCGGTCACTACGGGATTTTTTCCGGTCGTCGCTGGCGCGAAGTGATTTGCCCGAAAATCGCGACATTTATCAAGGACAACGCGTAA
- the pstS gene encoding phosphate ABC transporter substrate-binding protein PstS: MRLNHFVKAAIIAMGATLAVSSVMAAEITGAGASFPYPIYSKWAEAYKSATGNSLNYQSIGSGGGIKQIKAKTVDFGASDMPLKVEELNADNLAQFPAIMGGVVPVVNLDGVAPGQLKLTGPIVADIYLGKITKWNAPEIAALNPGVKLPADDITVVYRADGSGTSFVFTSYLSKTSAAFKSGVGAGTAVKWPTGVGGKGNEGVAANVQKIKGSIGYVEYAYAKKNKLQHTQLKNHDGNFVQPDDETFKAAAAGADWPRLQVSHWTSPMQQARAAGQSPVLRSSCFTRLRLTQPRARKY; this comes from the coding sequence ATGCGATTGAATCACTTCGTTAAAGCCGCCATTATCGCAATGGGTGCGACATTGGCTGTTTCGTCGGTCATGGCAGCCGAGATTACCGGCGCCGGCGCGTCTTTTCCTTACCCGATCTATTCCAAGTGGGCTGAAGCCTACAAGAGCGCTACCGGCAACAGCCTGAACTACCAATCGATCGGCTCCGGCGGCGGCATCAAGCAAATCAAAGCCAAAACCGTTGACTTCGGTGCTTCCGACATGCCTTTGAAGGTGGAAGAGCTGAACGCCGACAATCTGGCGCAGTTCCCGGCAATCATGGGCGGTGTGGTGCCAGTCGTGAACCTGGATGGCGTCGCCCCAGGTCAACTGAAGTTGACTGGTCCAATCGTGGCTGACATCTACCTGGGCAAGATCACCAAGTGGAATGCACCAGAAATCGCGGCCCTCAATCCAGGCGTCAAATTGCCGGCCGACGACATCACCGTGGTGTATCGTGCTGACGGCTCGGGCACTTCGTTCGTGTTCACCAGCTACCTGTCGAAGACTAGCGCTGCATTCAAGAGCGGTGTTGGTGCTGGTACTGCTGTCAAGTGGCCAACTGGCGTAGGTGGCAAGGGTAACGAAGGTGTTGCTGCCAACGTGCAAAAGATCAAGGGTTCGATTGGTTATGTCGAGTACGCATACGCCAAGAAGAACAAACTGCAGCACACTCAGCTGAAGAATCATGACGGCAACTTCGTGCAACCGGACGACGAAACATTCAAGGCCGCTGCTGCTGGCGCCGACTGGCCAAGACTCCAGGTTTCGCACTGGACTTCACCGATGCAGCAGGCAAGAGCAGCTGGCCAATCACCAGTGCTTCGTTCATCCTGCTTCACAAGACTCAGGCTGACGCAGCCAAGGGCAAGGAAGTATTGA
- the pstC gene encoding phosphate ABC transporter permease subunit PstC, with protein MSANIPVMAQSISPQATTAEQAGVSHQALLATMRKQRIQDFLFHKVTLLFSLIVLFVLLGIIVCLAIGAWPVFREYGPSFITTVEWDPVNDHYGAMIAIVGTLVTSFIALAIAFPVSFGIALFLTEICPAKLRRPLGTAVELLAGVPSIIYGMWGLFVFAPLFAEYGQPFLASTIGQLPVIGVLFNGPKMGIGLLTAGLILAVMIIPFISSVMRDVFEVVPAVLKESAYGLGCTRWEVVRKVVLPYAKTGVVGGVMLGLGRALGETMAVTFVIGNAQRLSWSLFASGNSIASTLANEIAEASTTLHVSALFALGLILFVITFIVLSIAKIMLMGMSRKEGVK; from the coding sequence ATGAGTGCAAATATTCCTGTCATGGCACAATCGATTTCACCCCAGGCAACCACCGCTGAACAAGCGGGTGTGTCGCATCAGGCCTTGCTTGCCACCATGCGTAAGCAACGCATTCAAGATTTTCTTTTTCACAAGGTCACGCTGCTATTTTCGCTGATCGTGCTGTTCGTGCTGCTCGGCATTATTGTCTGCCTGGCGATCGGCGCCTGGCCGGTGTTCCGCGAATATGGGCCATCCTTCATCACTACCGTCGAATGGGATCCGGTCAACGATCATTACGGCGCGATGATCGCCATCGTCGGCACATTGGTGACATCATTCATCGCCCTGGCTATCGCGTTCCCGGTAAGTTTCGGGATCGCATTGTTCCTTACTGAAATCTGTCCGGCAAAATTGCGCCGCCCGCTGGGCACCGCAGTTGAACTGCTGGCTGGCGTGCCGAGCATCATCTACGGCATGTGGGGACTGTTCGTATTTGCGCCGCTGTTTGCCGAGTACGGCCAGCCGTTCCTGGCGTCCACGATCGGCCAGTTGCCGGTGATCGGCGTGTTGTTCAACGGGCCAAAGATGGGCATTGGCCTGCTGACGGCCGGTCTGATCCTGGCTGTGATGATCATCCCGTTTATTTCTTCCGTGATGCGCGATGTGTTTGAAGTGGTGCCTGCGGTGCTGAAAGAGTCGGCTTACGGTCTGGGCTGCACGCGTTGGGAAGTGGTGCGCAAGGTCGTGCTGCCGTACGCCAAGACCGGCGTCGTCGGCGGCGTCATGCTGGGGCTTGGCCGCGCTCTGGGCGAGACCATGGCGGTCACTTTTGTGATCGGCAATGCGCAACGGTTATCGTGGTCGCTGTTCGCATCCGGCAACAGCATCGCCTCGACGCTGGCCAACGAAATCGCTGAGGCATCGACTACGCTGCATGTGTCGGCACTGTTTGCTCTTGGCCTGATCCTGTTCGTGATCACCTTCATCGTGTTGTCGATCGCCAAAATCATGTTGATGGGCATGTCCCGTAAAGAAGGTGTCAAATGA
- the pstA gene encoding phosphate ABC transporter permease PstA — protein sequence MKNSHQTEADVLAPPVNAVYRKRLLMHRFGMVLSFLAMALGLLVLAWILVTLVIKGFGALNLGILTQNTPAPGSGSGGLLNPIVGSLMLVGLATVFSTPVGILAGIYLAEYGEESKLAQVTRFVTDIMLSAPSIVIGLFVYAIYVAKVGHFSGWAGSFALSLIAVPVVVRTTDNMLKLVPGNLREAAFALGAPRWKVALLVRLRAVKAGVVTGVLLAVARIAGETAPLLFTALNNQFFSTNMNKPIANLPVVISQFAMSPFDNWVPLAWGGALLITFSVLLLNILSRSLFSQKIPG from the coding sequence ATGAAGAATTCCCATCAAACAGAGGCAGATGTATTGGCTCCGCCGGTGAACGCGGTTTATCGCAAGCGCTTGCTGATGCACCGTTTCGGTATGGTGCTGTCGTTCCTGGCAATGGCGCTGGGCCTGCTGGTGCTGGCCTGGATCCTGGTGACATTGGTGATCAAGGGTTTCGGTGCGCTGAACCTGGGCATCCTGACGCAAAACACCCCGGCTCCTGGATCTGGCTCCGGCGGTTTGCTCAACCCGATTGTCGGCAGCCTGATGCTGGTTGGACTGGCTACCGTGTTCAGTACGCCGGTTGGTATCCTGGCTGGTATTTATCTTGCGGAATATGGTGAGGAGAGCAAGCTGGCGCAGGTGACGCGCTTCGTGACTGACATCATGCTGTCGGCGCCATCCATCGTGATCGGCTTGTTCGTGTATGCGATCTACGTCGCCAAGGTGGGACATTTTTCGGGCTGGGCCGGTAGTTTTGCGCTGTCATTGATTGCTGTGCCGGTGGTGGTCCGCACGACCGACAACATGTTGAAGCTGGTGCCGGGCAATTTGCGTGAAGCGGCCTTTGCGCTGGGTGCGCCGCGTTGGAAAGTCGCCCTGCTGGTGCGGTTGCGCGCGGTCAAGGCTGGTGTCGTCACCGGCGTGCTGCTGGCGGTGGCGCGGATTGCGGGTGAAACCGCACCGCTGTTGTTCACTGCGCTGAACAACCAGTTCTTCAGCACCAACATGAACAAGCCGATCGCCAATTTGCCGGTCGTCATCAGCCAGTTCGCGATGAGCCCGTTCGACAACTGGGTGCCGCTTGCATGGGGCGGAGCGCTGCTGATTACGTTCAGCGTGCTGCTCTTGAACATCCTGTCGCGCTCGCTGTTCAGCCAAAAAATTCCAGGTTAA